Sequence from the Sphingobacteriaceae bacterium GW460-11-11-14-LB5 genome:
AGCAATCTGATCTTTAAACTGGGCAAAAGCTTGCTCGATAGCCGTTTTATCATTTAAAGGAACAACAATAGTTTCCTCAGCAAAAGATTTTGGCACACCTGCAGAAGAAGTTTCGCCAAAAGTAACCAAACCTGAACCTGCTTTAACCAAAAGCGAATCGCTATGACCGTGGTAACAACCTTCGAATTTTAAAATTTTATCACGACTGGTAAAACCTCTTGCCAAACGTATCGCTGACATTACCGCTTCGGTACCAGAACTCGTAAAACGGATTTTCTCAACAAAACGGTTGTTTTTGATAATCAGCTCAGCCAATTCATTTTCTAAAGCTGTCGGTGCGCCGAAGCTCATTCCGTTCTGCATTACCTCGGTAACTTTCTCGCGGATTTTAGGATTGTTATGTCCCAAAATTAATGGTCCCCAGCTGCCACAGAAATCGATAAACTGATTGCCATCAGCATCCCATATATAACAGCCGTCACCTTTTTCGATAAAAAGAGGTGTACCGTAAACCGATTTAAAAGCTCTTACCGGTGAGTTTACCCCACCAGGGAAATACGTTTTTGATTTCTCGTATAACTCGGCAGATTTTACCCTCGAAATATCAGGTTTACTTCCTGTATTTACCGGAATATCGGCTTCGTTGCCTGAAAACATTTTTTTTAATGAATCTAACATCTTTTGTTAAGGTATGAGGCAAAAGGTTTAAGGTTTAAGACACAAAGCCTAAGCTTATAAAACACTAAATACCTATTTATTGTGTATGAAATGGAAATATCGGATTAGCAAGGAAAACCCTAAGCCTTAAACCCTCTACCTTCCACCTCTATAGCCAATTGTTATTTAAAATATCTTTAATGTGATATGTAGTTATAATACTTGCGCCAGCACGGGCAAAGGCATGCATGGTTTCCATCACTACTTTTTGTTCGTCTATCCAGCCACGTTCGGCAGCTGCTTTTACCATTGAGTATTCGCCCGAAACGTTGTAAACTGCAATTGGTAAATTGGTATCTTGTTTTAACCGTTGGATAATGTCCAAATAGGCTAAACCTGGTTTCACCATTAATACATCAGCACCTTCCTGTTCATCTAAAGCGGCTTCTCGCAGCGCCTCCAACGGGTTTCTGAAATCCATCTGATAAGCCTTTCTGTCGCCTTTACTTGGCGCACAGTCTGCAGCCTCCCTAAAAGGACCATAATAGGCAGAAGCAAATTTTGTAGCGTGGCTCATAATGGCTGCATTTACAAAACCGTTTTCATCTAAAAGATTACGCATCGCCTCAATCCTTCCGTCCATCATGTCCGACGGCGCAAACATATCCGCCCCAGCTTCGGCATGCGTTAAAGCCATTTTTGCAATTACTTCAACCGTTTTATCGTTTTGAACATAATCGTTCTCTAAAATACCGCAATGACCATGGGTGGTATAAGAACAAACGCAAACATCGGTAATGACATATAAATCATCTCCAAATTGTTTTTTGAGCTCACGAACCGCCGTTGGTACTAAAGAATGATCGTGATAAGCAGACTTTGCATCTTCCGATTTTTCATCACCAACACCAAAAAGCATAATTTTGTTAAGGCCTTTTTTCATTCCAGCCTCAACATCTTTTACCAGCGTATCAACCGAATAATGGTTTACCCCTGGCATGGCATCGATAGCGTGGGTTACATTATTGCCTGGCACCACAAAATAAGGGTACACAAACATATCTTTCGATAACCGTGTTTCGGCTACCATCTCTCTCACTAAAGGATTTTTCCTTAATCTGCGCGGACGATTTAACATTTTTTCAAGTATTTAGTATCAAGAGCTGAAGCATCGACATTTTAGTATCGAGTATCAAGACTTGAATATCCTATATTTTTTTCTTTCGGATTGATCAGATTAGATAATTACACAAATTTTGGATTTCATAAATGGTTTTCCGCTGATTTGTGCCTTTTACCTTACACCCTAAACCTTCTTCCTTCCTATCTCATCTCTATCCCAAAAACTGCTTCAGCCAATCCAATTTCATCAGGCGAATAAGGCAATGCATACTTCACGCCCATTTCATCAAATTTCTTACCGGTAGAATTTCCGATGGCGATTACCTGCTGGCCGGGTTCCAATAAATTATCAGCGAAATAAGCATCAACATTTGATGGGCTGGTAAAAATCAATACATCGGCATAACTTTGATCAATATCATCTTCTATTACCGTTTCGTAAATTGGCAGATCGATTATTTTAGCATCAGCCGGTAATGATTTTTGAATCGATTGTAAAGAATCCTGTGCTCTTGGAAACAATATTTGCTGACCGCCAACCAATTGCGCAAAATCTTCTGCAACTTCGGTAATATCGCCACTCTCGCCAACAAAATCGGCAAAATGACCAAACTTACGCAAAGCATCTTCCGAACCTCTTCCCACTACACCAAATTTCGTTTTCTTAGGCAATACTGGTTTTAAGTTGAAAAAATATTCTACACTATTGCGGCTACTGAAGAAAACCCAATCCACATGTCTTAAGATAAACTGATCTAAAACAGTTACGATCGGGAACGTACGGATTAACGAACGTCCTTCTATTTCAATATTATTATTTTCTAATGCCCTACGGAAATAACTGTGTTCGCCAATCTCGCGCGAGATGAAAACCTTTGCGGGTTTCTTTCTTTCTACATTAAATTTGGCTACAATTTTTTCTGCCAAACCTTCGGTACTTTCTGCACGTAAAAACAAACGCTCAGGAAAATGATCAGCAGTTTCGGCCTTTGAAGTCCAAATTTCGAATTTTCCGTTTTCCTTTTTACAATAACAACCTAAAGGCATGTGGCAACCACCTTCGAAAAGGTTTAAAACCTTACGTTCTACAGTTACAGTCTCTGCCGTTTCCGGATCATGCAGTTTTTGTAGTGCATCAAAAAGTTCGGTATCGTTTTCCCTGATCTGAATAGCCAAGGCTCCCTGTGCAGGTGCCGGTATAAACTCAGTGGTTTCCAATTCTTCCACATGTAAATCGCTCACATCAAGATTTAAGCGCTTCACACCAGCCTTAGCAATTAAGATGGCATCGTAATCTTCATCACGAAGTTTTTGGATACGGGTAGGCACATTTCCACGTAGGTCTTCAACCTCTAAATCGGGACGTAAGCCCAATAACTGCGCTTTACGTCGATTAGATGAAGTACCAACCATTGCTCCTTTTTTTAACGAAAGCTTTTGCGAAACATCTACACAATCTTTTAAAATCAAAAGATATTCACTTGCTTCTTCACGTGGTGGTAAGGCAGCAATAATCAATCCTTCGGGATGTGCAGTGGGTAAATCTTTAAGGCAATGTACAGCCAGGTCAATTGTTCCACCCAAAAGCTCTTCTTCCAGTTCTTTGGTAAAAAAGCCTTTGCCTTCCAGTTTATCTAATCTTAAATTCAGGATTTTATCGCCCTGCGTTTTAATGATTTTTATTTCTGCTTCTATTCCAATTGCAGCCAATTCATCTTTTATATGATTTGCTTGCCATAAAGCCAGGTCGCTACCGCGTGTTCCGATGGTTAATTTCTTCACTATAAAGGTTAAATGAGTTGCAAATTTAATTTAATTAGTGGTTTATACCATGAATTGTTTAAAAATGAGACAGTGAGGTTACAGAATAAGGAATTTAAAGGATTTCTATGACATTACGCAATCGGTTTGTCATTCTAATCGCTAAGCGACACACGTTCCCCATAAATAAAATTTAAATGTTATTTATGTTAGATGGCTGTTGAACCATATCAAGAATGTAAGATGATTGCAAGAAAGATGCTGAAAAAAGTTCAGCATGACGACAAGGGAATTGGTTTCAGGATTTAGCTAAAAGACAAAAGATGTTTGGACTTAGCGTTCTTTGCAGTAAACCTTAAGATTGATTGACCAGAATTTCTTTGGCCATCACCATCGGAACGCTGATGTATTTTTTCTCCATGTAGTTCATCACACGTTCTAAAACTTCGCGCGAGGCCTCATCCATCTGACTAATTTCATCGGCAAACACACCGTTTATGGCTGTATTCTTGATTTCTTTAATCTTTCTTGGCACTTCCTGCATCGCCAGTTCGATACGACGTTGTTTTAAAACAGAGAAAAATTCGGTAATGTTGTTGCTGATAATTTCTTCGGCATGTACCAGTTCGTTATAACGCTCCTGGATATTTTTGCGAGCCACCTCTTTCAACGATTCTACCTCAATATAATGTACCGGGTTGTTATGGATCACGGCTGGCGTAACATCATTCGGGATCGCCAAATCTACAATTACCTTTTTACCTTGATCGCCATTTAACAGTTTAGCGTATAACGCTTCGGTAATAATCGCCTCGGTAGAACCAGTACAGGTAATGATTACATCAAATCCCTCGTTAAAATCTTCAAGTGCGGCTAAAGGATAAGCCTTACCACCCAGCTCGCCTGCCAATGCTTCGGCCTTAGAAAATGTACGGTTGAAAATCGAGAAATTAGAGTATTTATGTTTGTTGAGGTATTTTGCAATATTTTGGTTGGTTTCGCCAGCACCAATAATCAAGATACGTGAGTTGCCACACATATTTAACTCTTTTAACTTACGGTACGCCAATGAAACAACAGAAACCGGATTTTTTG
This genomic interval carries:
- a CDS encoding hydroxymethylbilane synthase, producing MVKKLTIGTRGSDLALWQANHIKDELAAIGIEAEIKIIKTQGDKILNLRLDKLEGKGFFTKELEEELLGGTIDLAVHCLKDLPTAHPEGLIIAALPPREEASEYLLILKDCVDVSQKLSLKKGAMVGTSSNRRKAQLLGLRPDLEVEDLRGNVPTRIQKLRDEDYDAILIAKAGVKRLNLDVSDLHVEELETTEFIPAPAQGALAIQIRENDTELFDALQKLHDPETAETVTVERKVLNLFEGGCHMPLGCYCKKENGKFEIWTSKAETADHFPERLFLRAESTEGLAEKIVAKFNVERKKPAKVFISREIGEHSYFRRALENNNIEIEGRSLIRTFPIVTVLDQFILRHVDWVFFSSRNSVEYFFNLKPVLPKKTKFGVVGRGSEDALRKFGHFADFVGESGDITEVAEDFAQLVGGQQILFPRAQDSLQSIQKSLPADAKIIDLPIYETVIEDDIDQSYADVLIFTSPSNVDAYFADNLLEPGQQVIAIGNSTGKKFDEMGVKYALPYSPDEIGLAEAVFGIEMR
- a CDS encoding delta-aminolevulinic acid dehydratase, translating into MLNRPRRLRKNPLVREMVAETRLSKDMFVYPYFVVPGNNVTHAIDAMPGVNHYSVDTLVKDVEAGMKKGLNKIMLFGVGDEKSEDAKSAYHDHSLVPTAVRELKKQFGDDLYVITDVCVCSYTTHGHCGILENDYVQNDKTVEVIAKMALTHAEAGADMFAPSDMMDGRIEAMRNLLDENGFVNAAIMSHATKFASAYYGPFREAADCAPSKGDRKAYQMDFRNPLEALREAALDEQEGADVLMVKPGLAYLDIIQRLKQDTNLPIAVYNVSGEYSMVKAAAERGWIDEQKVVMETMHAFARAGASIITTYHIKDILNNNWL
- a CDS encoding glutamyl-tRNA reductase, whose amino-acid sequence is MEYLKVIAFTHHHIDLKSLGKLVICDQSLDSRLKNVQAELPVSEIFYIGTCNRVEFVFLTKEKTDKEFVTRFLTVLDMGLPPEFMERFLDNVSVYENEEAFNHLLRTSCSLESLVVGEKEILAQIRKAYENCRDAGFTGDYMRMIMDRVVKTAKEVYTHTNISKNPVSVVSLAYRKLKELNMCGNSRILIIGAGETNQNIAKYLNKHKYSNFSIFNRTFSKAEALAGELGGKAYPLAALEDFNEGFDVIITCTGSTEAIITEALYAKLLNGDQGKKVIVDLAIPNDVTPAVIHNNPVHYIEVESLKEVARKNIQERYNELVHAEEIISNNITEFFSVLKQRRIELAMQEVPRKIKEIKNTAINGVFADEISQMDEASREVLERVMNYMEKKYISVPMVMAKEILVNQS